A single genomic interval of Saccharothrix saharensis harbors:
- a CDS encoding TIGR03085 family metal-binding protein, giving the protein MGVARDERRLLTELFAEVGPDAPTLCDPWRTRDLAAHLVLRERRPDAAAGILVKALAGHTRRVQDAYAARPWDELVDLVRSGPPRLSPYAPADELVNAVEYFVHHEDVRRARDDWEPRSPDPVRDAVLWRRLAPTARMMYRKSPAGVVLRRPDGEAIVARRGADPVVLTGHVSELVVHAFGRSAARVEYDGPAEAVRLVRDLDRSM; this is encoded by the coding sequence ATGGGCGTCGCGCGGGACGAACGCAGGCTGTTGACCGAGCTGTTCGCCGAGGTCGGGCCGGACGCGCCCACGCTGTGCGACCCGTGGCGCACCCGCGACCTGGCCGCGCACCTCGTGCTGCGGGAACGCCGGCCCGACGCGGCGGCGGGCATCCTGGTCAAGGCCCTGGCCGGGCACACCCGGCGGGTCCAGGACGCCTACGCCGCCAGGCCGTGGGACGAGCTGGTCGACCTGGTCCGCTCCGGCCCGCCCCGGCTGTCCCCCTACGCGCCGGCCGACGAGCTGGTGAACGCCGTCGAGTACTTCGTGCACCACGAGGACGTCCGCCGGGCCCGGGACGACTGGGAGCCGCGTTCACCCGATCCGGTACGAGACGCGGTGCTGTGGCGGCGGCTCGCCCCGACCGCCCGGATGATGTACCGCAAGAGCCCCGCCGGGGTGGTGCTGCGCCGCCCGGACGGTGAGGCGATCGTGGCCAGGCGTGGCGCGGACCCCGTGGTGCTGACCGGCCACGTCTCGGAACTGGTGGTGCACGCGTTCGGCCGGTCCGCCGCGCGCGTGGAGTACGACGGCCCGGCGGAGGCCGTGCGGCTGGTGCGCGACCTCGACCGGAGCATGTAG
- the thyX gene encoding FAD-dependent thymidylate synthase — protein MTETVSPHVQLIAKTEFFPPADVPWSTDADGGEALAEFAGRACYQSWTKPNPATATNAGYIKHIIEVGHLSVLEHGSVSFYLTGISRSLTHELIRHRHFSYSQLSQRYVPERNAAMVEPDVIANDPELHEKFLAAAQAGLDAYNELLKGLEEKFSDVPSATLRRKQARQAARAILPNATETRIVVTGNYRAWRHFIAMRATEHADVEIRALAVECLRQLQKAAANVFADFTISTLADGTEVASSPLVTEG, from the coding sequence GTGACCGAAACGGTGTCCCCGCACGTCCAGCTGATCGCGAAGACGGAGTTCTTCCCGCCTGCGGACGTCCCGTGGTCGACCGACGCCGACGGCGGCGAGGCGTTGGCCGAGTTCGCCGGTCGCGCGTGCTACCAGTCGTGGACCAAGCCGAACCCCGCGACCGCCACCAACGCGGGCTACATCAAGCACATCATCGAGGTCGGCCACCTCTCGGTGCTGGAGCACGGCTCGGTCAGCTTCTACCTGACCGGCATCTCCCGGTCGCTCACCCACGAGCTGATCCGGCACCGGCACTTCTCGTACTCGCAGCTGTCCCAGCGGTACGTGCCCGAGCGCAACGCCGCCATGGTCGAGCCGGACGTCATCGCGAACGACCCGGAGCTGCACGAGAAGTTCCTCGCCGCCGCCCAGGCCGGCCTCGACGCTTACAACGAGCTGCTCAAAGGCCTGGAGGAGAAGTTCTCCGACGTGCCCAGCGCGACCCTGCGCCGCAAGCAGGCCCGCCAGGCGGCCCGCGCGATCCTGCCCAACGCCACCGAGACCCGCATCGTGGTGACCGGCAACTACCGCGCGTGGCGGCACTTCATCGCGATGCGCGCCACCGAGCACGCCGACGTGGAGATCCGCGCCCTGGCCGTGGAGTGCCTGCGCCAGTTGCAGAAGGCGGCGGCCAACGTGTTCGCCGACTTCACCATCTCCACCCTGGCCGACGGCACCGAGGTCGCCTCCAGCCCGCTGGTCACCGAAGGCTGA
- a CDS encoding toxin-antitoxin system HicB family antitoxin — protein MDLSPYIAALREDLATAASAGDDSTRRTAALLSAALEPAARLALMNALSDLAAEVTAALDGPVVDVRLDGRDVQVVVTGAAAREEHEPEPQEVPRPSAGDATRVTLRLLDELKAKAEQAAAAQGMSLNTFVAQAVQGAVGGRRGGGGGGHKHWGPPREQAGRESSSSSRVRGWVQG, from the coding sequence ATGGATCTGTCGCCGTACATCGCAGCACTGCGCGAGGACCTCGCGACGGCCGCTTCCGCCGGGGACGACAGCACGCGGCGCACCGCGGCCCTGCTGTCCGCCGCCTTGGAGCCCGCCGCGCGGCTCGCGCTCATGAACGCACTGTCCGACCTGGCCGCGGAGGTCACCGCGGCCCTCGACGGCCCCGTGGTCGACGTGCGGTTGGACGGACGGGACGTGCAGGTGGTCGTCACCGGCGCGGCCGCTCGGGAGGAGCACGAACCCGAGCCGCAGGAAGTCCCCCGGCCCTCCGCCGGTGACGCCACGCGCGTCACGCTGCGGCTGCTGGACGAGCTGAAGGCCAAGGCGGAGCAGGCCGCCGCGGCGCAGGGGATGTCGCTGAACACGTTCGTCGCGCAGGCCGTGCAGGGCGCGGTCGGCGGGCGGCGCGGCGGGGGTGGCGGTGGCCACAAGCACTGGGGGCCGCCGAGGGAGCAGGCGGGGCGCGAGTCGTCGTCGTCCTCGCGCGTGCGCGGCTGGGTGCAGGGCTGA
- a CDS encoding lysophospholipid acyltransferase family protein: MPTPLLWRVLTAVDQGLVGLSGRLEVTGDIPADLRGRPLLLASNHIGNLDPFVLIAACRRIGVAPRFLLAGGLLDAPVLGPLLKASGHVRVDRSAADVGDAYHRTVEVLRRGGDPIAMYPEGRISLDPGLWPERGKTGAARLALSGGIPVVPVSQWGAHEAVYWGNTHVGGWADAKPYLTSYVRGLRKRPTFKVHFGKPVDLSGLADGKPGDARRAHERIMRAITAGLVPLRVDEPDLPKFHDPTRPTTGRSPWRPDQG, from the coding sequence GTGCCCACACCACTGCTGTGGCGCGTGCTGACCGCCGTCGACCAGGGGCTCGTCGGTCTCAGCGGACGACTCGAAGTCACCGGTGACATCCCGGCGGACCTCAGGGGACGTCCCCTGCTGCTCGCGTCCAACCACATCGGCAACCTCGACCCGTTCGTGCTGATCGCCGCGTGCCGCCGGATCGGCGTCGCGCCGCGCTTCCTGCTCGCGGGCGGCCTGCTCGACGCGCCGGTCCTGGGACCGCTGCTCAAGGCGTCCGGCCACGTGCGCGTCGACCGCTCGGCGGCGGACGTCGGCGACGCCTACCACCGCACCGTCGAGGTGTTGCGGCGCGGCGGTGACCCGATCGCCATGTACCCGGAGGGCCGGATCAGCCTCGACCCCGGCCTGTGGCCGGAACGGGGCAAGACCGGCGCGGCGCGGCTCGCGCTGAGCGGCGGCATCCCGGTGGTCCCGGTCAGCCAGTGGGGCGCGCACGAGGCCGTCTACTGGGGCAACACCCACGTCGGCGGGTGGGCCGACGCCAAGCCCTACCTGACGTCCTACGTGCGCGGCCTGCGCAAGCGGCCGACGTTCAAGGTGCACTTCGGCAAGCCGGTGGACCTGTCCGGGCTGGCGGACGGCAAGCCGGGCGACGCGCGGCGGGCGCACGAGCGGATCATGCGCGCGATCACGGCCGGCCTGGTGCCGTTGCGGGTCGACGAGCCGGACCTGCCGAAGTTCCACGACCCGACGCGGCCGACGACGGGCAGGAGCCCGTGGCGGCCGGACCAGGGCTGA
- a CDS encoding TetR family transcriptional regulator, translating into MAEGALTAEVILSTTEDVLRRFGPAKATVVDVARALGVSHGSVYRHFPTKTALREAVTQRWLDRAHAGLSELAAADTPAPRRLRDWLSALFEAKRRKALGDPELFATFSVLVDENSAVVAAHIAAMVEDLTRIVADGVASGDFTTPDPAVSAKAVFDATARFHDPAHAADWSAPDVDAAFDAVVSLLVAGLRSRD; encoded by the coding sequence AGGCGCACTGACCGCTGAGGTCATCCTCAGCACCACCGAGGACGTCCTGCGCCGCTTCGGCCCGGCCAAGGCGACCGTCGTGGACGTGGCACGCGCGCTGGGCGTGAGCCACGGCAGCGTCTACCGGCACTTCCCGACCAAGACGGCGCTGCGCGAGGCCGTCACCCAGCGCTGGCTCGACCGGGCGCACGCGGGTCTCAGCGAGCTGGCCGCCGCCGACACCCCGGCGCCGCGGCGGCTGCGGGACTGGCTGTCCGCCCTGTTCGAGGCCAAGCGCCGGAAGGCGTTGGGCGACCCGGAGCTGTTCGCCACGTTCTCCGTGCTGGTCGACGAGAACAGCGCCGTCGTGGCCGCCCACATCGCCGCGATGGTCGAGGACCTCACCAGGATCGTCGCCGACGGCGTCGCGTCGGGCGACTTCACCACCCCGGACCCGGCGGTGAGCGCGAAGGCGGTGTTCGACGCCACGGCCCGCTTCCACGACCCGGCCCACGCCGCCGACTGGTCCGCCCCGGACGTCGACGCCGCGTTCGACGCCGTGGTGTCGCTCCTGGTGGCCGGACTCCGATCCCGGGACTAG
- a CDS encoding ACT domain-containing protein: MKRLIVDVRPDEYTVARLPADAAVPAGLLDAPGLVSVTRTPDELSIVCPSAHAPEADTAQPGWRLLTVRGPLEFTLTGIMAALSGELAAAGVSLFALSTYDTDHLLVKAADLARAVQALRASGHEVTKP, encoded by the coding sequence GTGAAGCGGCTGATCGTCGACGTCCGGCCGGATGAGTACACGGTCGCCCGGCTGCCCGCCGACGCCGCCGTCCCGGCCGGGCTGCTCGACGCACCCGGCCTGGTCTCGGTGACCAGGACGCCGGACGAGCTGTCGATCGTGTGCCCGTCGGCGCACGCGCCCGAGGCGGACACCGCGCAGCCCGGCTGGCGGCTGCTGACCGTGCGCGGCCCCCTGGAGTTCACGCTCACCGGCATCATGGCCGCCCTGTCGGGCGAGCTGGCCGCGGCGGGCGTGAGCCTGTTCGCGCTGTCCACATACGACACCGACCACCTGCTGGTGAAGGCGGCCGACCTGGCCCGCGCCGTGCAGGCGTTGCGCGCCTCGGGGCACGAAGTCACGAAACCGTGA
- a CDS encoding DUF4097 family beta strand repeat-containing protein, with the protein MESDVVRQQSFEVDGVVEVDVALLAGRVRVHLVDEPGVHVEVKHDPSPGESWSAGLNGLLNWVNNQFGGAQGQPSGPADAVRDARVELSGGRVKVHSSKALPLRAVPLGVTVRAPVGSHVITKAGSADVTVTGAAGRLEVQTGTGDVTADRAEASSQVNSGSGKVRLGPMPGGLRAKTGSGDIEVSSVGGNTVIYTGTGDVWLGAVQHDVQVRTGGGDVTIADAAAGRLQLGTGSGDVRVGVRPGVAAQVDLVSSSGSARSDLDVSDTPPVDEPALFITGRTGSGDALVTTATTA; encoded by the coding sequence ATGGAATCGGATGTCGTTCGGCAGCAGAGCTTCGAGGTCGACGGTGTGGTGGAGGTCGACGTGGCGCTGCTCGCCGGCCGGGTGCGGGTGCACCTGGTCGACGAGCCGGGCGTGCACGTCGAGGTCAAGCACGACCCGTCGCCGGGCGAGTCGTGGTCGGCGGGCCTGAACGGGCTGCTGAACTGGGTGAACAACCAGTTCGGCGGCGCGCAGGGGCAGCCGAGCGGTCCGGCGGACGCGGTGCGGGACGCGCGCGTCGAGCTGTCCGGCGGCCGGGTGAAGGTGCACTCGTCCAAGGCGCTGCCGCTGCGCGCGGTGCCGTTGGGCGTCACGGTGCGCGCACCGGTCGGCTCGCACGTGATCACCAAGGCGGGCTCGGCGGACGTGACCGTGACGGGCGCGGCGGGCCGGCTGGAGGTCCAGACCGGTACCGGTGACGTCACCGCGGACCGCGCCGAGGCGTCGTCGCAGGTCAACTCGGGTTCGGGCAAGGTGCGGCTCGGGCCGATGCCCGGCGGGCTGCGGGCGAAGACGGGCAGCGGCGACATCGAGGTGTCGTCGGTCGGCGGGAACACCGTCATCTACACGGGCACCGGCGACGTGTGGCTCGGCGCCGTGCAGCACGACGTGCAGGTGCGCACGGGCGGCGGTGACGTCACGATCGCCGACGCCGCCGCGGGCCGTCTCCAGCTCGGCACCGGCTCGGGCGACGTGCGCGTGGGCGTGCGGCCGGGCGTGGCGGCCCAGGTCGACCTGGTGTCCAGCTCCGGCTCGGCCCGCAGCGACCTGGACGTCTCCGACACCCCGCCGGTCGACGAACCGGCCCTGTTCATCACCGGCCGCACCGGCAGCGGCGACGCCCTGGTCACCACCGCGACCACGGCCTGA
- a CDS encoding serine/threonine-protein kinase translates to MTGPTQGVSARPRVIAGRYTLLAELGRGGMGVVWRAQDNVIGRQVAIKELHLPDGIAPDERRVLEERVLREARTAGRLNDPGVVTVYDVVAEHGTNFIVMELVEAATLSTLISAHGPMPQDRVVSMAIQALSALDSAHQAGIVHRDVKPGNLMVTPNGRVKLTDFGIAQAVDDPRLTTSGSLIGSPAYMSPERIHGNEASPASDLWALGATLCYAVEGANPYERSTTASTLHAIMNEMPRLTRAHGVLGAVITGLMMPDPNARLTGPQARAMLERAVAQPTPPTGFGAPPPNATMHYTPPTAVRKPWLKGLLITGTAVAAVALLVAGVFLGRWWFTDQPPAAMAETVTYGPGGTIEASQFKAGNEQCGDNLVDPNTTVNYTDCDEPHRVEVYAAAEPFGSAKMAYPGEEWLRGYAEDFCTLHFMSDRVPAEDKESKLRYVAIVPTSGIWLEDPAKASSSDKRYRDVACVLWNKDGTALNDQVYAK, encoded by the coding sequence GTGACTGGTCCGACGCAAGGTGTGAGCGCCCGACCCCGCGTGATCGCGGGCAGGTACACCCTGCTCGCCGAGCTGGGGCGCGGCGGCATGGGCGTCGTCTGGCGCGCCCAGGACAACGTGATCGGCCGCCAGGTGGCCATCAAGGAGCTGCACCTGCCCGACGGCATCGCGCCGGACGAGCGCCGGGTGCTGGAGGAGCGGGTGCTCCGCGAGGCCCGCACCGCGGGCAGGCTGAACGACCCCGGCGTGGTCACCGTCTACGACGTGGTCGCCGAGCACGGCACGAACTTCATCGTGATGGAGCTGGTCGAGGCCGCCACGCTGTCCACTTTGATCAGCGCGCACGGCCCGATGCCGCAGGACCGGGTCGTCTCCATGGCGATCCAGGCGCTGTCCGCGTTGGACTCCGCGCACCAGGCCGGGATCGTGCACCGCGACGTCAAGCCCGGCAACCTCATGGTCACGCCGAACGGCCGGGTGAAGCTGACCGACTTCGGCATCGCCCAGGCCGTGGACGACCCGCGCCTGACCACCAGCGGCAGCCTCATCGGCTCGCCCGCCTACATGTCTCCCGAGCGCATCCACGGCAACGAGGCCTCGCCCGCCTCCGACCTGTGGGCGCTGGGCGCGACGCTGTGCTACGCCGTGGAGGGCGCGAACCCCTACGAGCGCTCGACGACCGCGTCCACCCTGCACGCGATCATGAACGAGATGCCGCGGCTGACCAGGGCGCACGGCGTGCTCGGCGCGGTGATCACCGGCCTGATGATGCCCGACCCGAACGCCCGGCTCACCGGCCCGCAGGCCCGCGCCATGCTGGAGCGCGCGGTCGCCCAGCCGACGCCGCCGACCGGGTTCGGCGCGCCGCCGCCGAACGCGACCATGCACTACACCCCGCCCACCGCGGTGCGGAAGCCGTGGCTGAAGGGCCTGTTGATCACCGGCACGGCGGTGGCCGCGGTGGCGCTGCTGGTCGCGGGCGTCTTCCTGGGCCGGTGGTGGTTCACCGACCAGCCGCCCGCCGCGATGGCCGAGACGGTCACCTACGGTCCCGGCGGCACGATCGAGGCCTCGCAGTTCAAGGCGGGCAACGAGCAGTGCGGCGACAACCTGGTCGACCCCAACACCACGGTCAACTACACCGACTGCGACGAGCCGCACCGGGTCGAGGTGTACGCGGCGGCCGAGCCGTTCGGGTCGGCGAAGATGGCCTACCCGGGCGAGGAGTGGCTGCGCGGGTACGCGGAGGACTTCTGCACGCTGCACTTCATGTCCGACCGCGTGCCGGCCGAGGACAAGGAGTCCAAGCTGCGGTACGTGGCGATCGTGCCGACCTCCGGCATCTGGCTGGAAGACCCGGCGAAGGCCTCCTCGTCGGACAAGCGCTACCGCGACGTGGCGTGCGTGCTGTGGAACAAGGACGGCACCGCGCTGAACGACCAGGTCTACGCCAAGTAA
- the dapA gene encoding 4-hydroxy-tetrahydrodipicolinate synthase, whose amino-acid sequence MTASPAAAPGRPFGRVLTAMVTPFDAEGAVDLGKAQRLAEHLVELGNDGLVVNGTTGESPTTTDAEKADLIRAVVEAVGDRATVVSGAGTYDTAHSVHLAKQAEAAGAHGLLLVTPYYSRPTQAGVSAHFTTVADQVGVPVMLYDIPPRSVVPIEVETLLRLAEHPRIVAVKDAKGDLLAGSKVIAATDLAYYSGDDPLNLPWLSVGAVGFVSVISHIAADRLRDLLDAFESGDVAGATAIHQSLLPLLRPFSRMPGVTYAKTALRLRGLDVGDPRLPLVPASTEDIKAVEAELGVNA is encoded by the coding sequence ATGACCGCAAGTCCTGCCGCCGCGCCCGGCCGACCGTTCGGCCGCGTGCTCACCGCCATGGTCACCCCGTTCGACGCGGAGGGGGCGGTGGACCTGGGCAAGGCCCAGCGGCTCGCCGAGCACCTGGTCGAGCTGGGCAACGACGGCCTCGTGGTCAACGGCACCACCGGCGAGAGCCCGACCACCACCGATGCGGAGAAGGCGGACCTGATCCGCGCCGTGGTCGAAGCGGTCGGCGACCGCGCCACCGTGGTGAGCGGCGCGGGCACGTACGACACCGCGCACAGCGTGCACCTGGCCAAGCAGGCCGAGGCGGCGGGCGCGCACGGCCTGCTGCTGGTCACGCCGTACTACTCGCGGCCCACCCAGGCGGGTGTGTCCGCGCACTTCACCACCGTGGCCGACCAGGTCGGCGTGCCCGTGATGCTGTACGACATCCCGCCGCGCTCGGTGGTGCCCATCGAGGTGGAAACCCTGCTGCGGCTCGCCGAGCACCCGCGTATCGTCGCGGTGAAGGACGCCAAGGGCGACCTGCTCGCGGGCAGCAAGGTCATCGCGGCCACCGACCTGGCCTACTACTCCGGTGACGACCCGCTGAACCTGCCGTGGCTGTCGGTCGGCGCGGTCGGCTTCGTCAGCGTCATCTCGCACATCGCCGCGGACCGGCTGCGCGACCTGCTCGACGCGTTCGAGTCCGGCGACGTCGCCGGCGCGACCGCGATCCACCAGTCGCTGCTGCCGCTGCTGCGGCCCTTCAGCCGGATGCCCGGCGTGACCTACGCCAAGACCGCGCTGCGTTTGCGCGGCCTCGACGTGGGCGACCCGAGGCTGCCGCTGGTACCCGCTTCAACCGAGGACATCAAGGCCGTCGAGGCCGAATTGGGAGTCAACGCGTGA
- a CDS encoding dienelactone hydrolase family protein: MAEVLLFHHAHGVTPGVTAFAERLAEAGHTVHVPDLYEGRVFVDLGAGMDYAHEVGFGTIAERGRLAAEGLRSDLVYVGFSLGVLPAQLLAQTRPGAAGALLVGACVPVTEFGPAWPASVPVQVHAMADDRSFVDDGDLDAARALVAGAADGELFLYSGDKHLFADPSLSSYDEVAAVLLMERVLAFLN; encoded by the coding sequence GTGGCCGAGGTGCTGCTGTTCCACCACGCGCACGGGGTGACGCCCGGTGTCACGGCCTTCGCCGAGCGGTTGGCGGAGGCCGGGCACACGGTCCACGTGCCCGACCTGTACGAGGGCCGGGTGTTCGTGGACCTGGGCGCGGGCATGGACTACGCGCACGAGGTCGGTTTCGGCACGATCGCCGAACGCGGCCGGCTCGCCGCCGAGGGGCTGCGGTCCGACCTCGTGTACGTGGGGTTCTCGCTGGGGGTGCTGCCCGCGCAGCTGCTGGCCCAGACCAGACCGGGTGCCGCGGGTGCGTTGCTGGTCGGCGCGTGCGTGCCGGTGACGGAGTTCGGCCCGGCGTGGCCCGCGAGCGTCCCGGTGCAGGTCCACGCCATGGCGGACGACCGCTCGTTCGTCGACGACGGCGACCTCGACGCCGCGCGTGCCCTGGTGGCGGGCGCGGCGGACGGCGAGCTGTTCCTGTACTCCGGCGACAAGCACCTCTTCGCCGACCCGAGCCTGTCGTCGTACGACGAGGTGGCCGCCGTGCTGCTGATGGAACGCGTGCTGGCGTTCCTGAACTAG
- a CDS encoding ribonuclease J yields MINPSSPPPALPDGGLRVVALGGIGEIGRNMTVFEHAGRLLVVDCGVLFPEDDQPGVDLILPDFRAIEDRLDDIEALVLTHGHEDHIGAVPFLLKLRPDLPVVGSRFTLALLAAKCREHRQTPKLMEITDGERRAFGPYELEFFAVNHSIPDAVAVAIRTSAGLVLHTGDIKLDQLPLDGRLTDLAGFSRLGDEGVDLFLVDSTNAEVPGFVAPEREIGPVLENVIRKANQRVIVACFASHVHRVQQVLDVAVQYKRRVALVGRSMVRNMGIAAELGYLNVPDGLFVDLNEAMEMPEDQVMFVSTGSQGEPLSALSRMARGEHRQISIKAGDTIVLASSLIPGNENAVFGVVNGLARLGATVIHQGNAKVHVSGHSPAGELLFLYNAVRPSNVMPVHGEWRHLRANAALAVATGVKAERVVIAEDGVVVDLVDGKAAISGKVEVGHVYVDGLSVGDVGESTLSDRLVLGEGGFIAITVAVDSNSGRAVAPPTVSGRGFSDDPKALDQAVSLVEMELSRTEAEGITDSHRIAQAVRRVVGRWVAETYRRRPMIVPTIIPVN; encoded by the coding sequence GTGATCAACCCGAGCTCACCCCCGCCCGCACTGCCCGACGGAGGTCTGCGCGTCGTCGCACTGGGCGGAATTGGCGAGATCGGCCGCAACATGACGGTGTTCGAGCACGCCGGCCGGCTGCTCGTCGTGGACTGCGGCGTGCTCTTCCCCGAGGACGACCAGCCTGGCGTCGACCTGATCCTGCCGGACTTCCGGGCCATCGAGGACCGGTTGGACGACATCGAGGCGCTGGTGCTCACCCACGGGCACGAGGACCACATCGGCGCGGTGCCGTTCCTGCTCAAGCTGCGCCCCGACCTGCCGGTGGTGGGCTCGCGGTTCACGCTGGCGCTGCTCGCGGCCAAGTGCAGGGAACACCGCCAGACGCCGAAGCTGATGGAGATCACCGACGGCGAGCGGCGCGCGTTCGGGCCGTACGAGCTGGAGTTCTTCGCGGTCAACCACTCCATCCCGGACGCGGTCGCGGTCGCCATCCGCACCTCGGCCGGCCTGGTGCTGCACACCGGCGACATCAAGCTCGACCAGCTGCCGCTGGACGGCAGGCTCACCGACCTGGCCGGGTTCTCCCGGCTCGGCGACGAGGGCGTCGACCTGTTCCTTGTGGACTCGACCAACGCCGAGGTGCCCGGGTTCGTCGCACCCGAGCGCGAGATCGGGCCGGTGCTGGAGAACGTCATCCGCAAGGCCAACCAGCGGGTGATCGTGGCGTGCTTCGCCTCCCACGTGCACCGGGTGCAGCAGGTGCTGGACGTGGCCGTGCAGTACAAGCGGCGGGTGGCGCTGGTCGGCCGGTCGATGGTGCGCAACATGGGCATCGCGGCCGAGCTGGGCTACCTGAACGTGCCCGACGGGCTGTTCGTGGACCTCAACGAGGCCATGGAGATGCCCGAGGACCAGGTGATGTTCGTGTCGACCGGGTCGCAGGGCGAGCCGCTCTCGGCGCTGTCGCGGATGGCGCGCGGCGAGCACCGGCAGATCTCGATCAAGGCCGGGGACACGATCGTGTTGGCGTCCTCCCTCATCCCGGGCAACGAGAACGCGGTGTTCGGCGTGGTCAACGGCCTGGCGCGGCTCGGCGCGACGGTCATCCACCAGGGCAACGCCAAGGTGCACGTGTCCGGCCACTCGCCGGCCGGCGAGCTGCTGTTCCTCTACAACGCGGTGCGGCCGTCGAACGTGATGCCGGTGCACGGCGAGTGGCGGCACCTGCGGGCGAACGCGGCGCTGGCCGTGGCGACGGGCGTGAAGGCCGAACGGGTCGTCATCGCCGAGGACGGCGTGGTGGTCGACCTGGTCGACGGCAAGGCGGCGATCAGTGGCAAGGTCGAGGTGGGCCACGTCTACGTGGACGGCCTGTCCGTCGGCGACGTCGGCGAGTCGACCCTGTCCGACCGGCTCGTGCTCGGCGAGGGCGGTTTCATCGCGATCACCGTGGCCGTGGACTCCAACAGCGGCCGGGCGGTCGCACCGCCGACCGTGTCCGGCCGCGGTTTCTCCGACGACCCGAAGGCGCTGGACCAGGCGGTGTCGCTGGTGGAGATGGAGTTGTCGCGCACGGAGGCCGAGGGCATCACCGACTCGCACCGCATCGCGCAGGCCGTGCGCCGCGTGGTGGGCCGCTGGGTCGCCGAGACCTACCGCCGCCGGCCGATGATCGTGCCGACCATCATCCCGGTGAACTGA